The following are encoded together in the Glycine max cultivar Williams 82 chromosome 8, Glycine_max_v4.0, whole genome shotgun sequence genome:
- the LOC100819563 gene encoding CTP synthase isoform X1 yields the protein MKYVLVTGGVVSGLGKGVTASSIGLLLKACGLRVTAIKIDPYLNTDAGTMSPFEHGEVFVLDDGGEVDLDLGNYERFMDIKLTRDNNITTGKIYQSVIDKERRGDYLGKTVQVVPHITDAIQDWIERVAHIPVDGKTSPADVCVIELGGTIGDIESMPFIQALGQFSYRVGAGNFCLVHVSLVPVLNVVGEQKTKPTQHSVRALRGQGLTPHILACRSTMVLDENAKGKLSQFCLIPAENIVTLYDVPNIWHIPLLLRDQKAHEAMFKVLNLHGVTKEPNLEEWTCRAESSDLLHEPVRIALVGKYTCLSDSYLSVLKALLHASVDCQKKLVVDWIPASNLESATAKENPDAFKAAWKLLKGADGVLVPGGFGDRGVQGKIIAAKYARENRIPFLGICLGMQIAVIEFARSVLGVQDANSTEFEPHTKSPYIIFMPEGSKTHMGGTMRLGSRRTYFQTKECKSAKLYGCKSFIDERHRHRYEVNPDLVARLENAGLSFTGKDETGQRMEIVELPNHPYFIGAQFHPEFKSRPGKPSPLFLGFIGAACGQLDAVLQRSSIVDNGLSKGVINDISAVKTYRTRTATRTTYRSAEYVYGSCNGLHF from the exons atgaagtacgTGCTGGTGACTGGTGGAGTTGTTAGTGGCCTTGGCAAAGGTGTTACTGCGAGTAGTATTGGTTTGCTTCTCAAAGCTTGTGGACTTAGAGTTACTGCCATTAAAATTG ATCCTTACTTAAACACAGATGCTGGAACAATGTCCCCCTTTGAGCATGGAGAAGTGTTTGTGTTGGATGATGGTGGTGAG GTGGACCTGGATCTTGGAAACTATGAGCGTTTTATGGACATCAAGTTGACCCGTGATAATAACATAACTACTGGGAAGATTTACCAG TCTGTCATTGACAAAGAGAGGAGAGGAGACTATTTGGGAAAAACTGTTCAG GTTGTCCCTCATATCACTGATGCTATTCAAGATTGGATTGAAAGAGTGGCCCACATACCTGTAGATGGAAAGACCAGTCCAGCTGATGTATGTGTCATAGAATTGGGTGGAACCATAG GAGATATTGAGTCCATGCCATTTATTCAGGCATTAGGACAATTCTCATACAGAGTAG GTGCTGGCAACTTTTGCTTAGTTCATGTCAGCCTTGTTCCTGTTTTGAATGTTGTTGGTGAACAG AAAACAAAACCAACCCAGCATAGTGTTCGTGCACTGCGTGGCCAAGGGCTGACTCCACATATCTTAGCATGCCGCAGCACTATg GTACTGGATGAGAATGCAAAGGGAAAACTCTCTCAATTTTGCCTAATTCCG GCAGAAAACATTGTTACCCTTTATGATGTTCCCAACATCTGGCACATTCCTTTGCTTTTAAGA GATCAGAAGGCACATGAAGCAATGTTTAAAGTGCTGAACCTTCATGG TGTAACTAAAGAGCCTAATTTAGAGGAATGGACTTGCAGAGCTGAATCTAGTGATTTGCTTCATGAACCA GTTCGTATAGCCTTAGTGGGGAAATATACGTGCCTTTCAGATTCCTACCTCTCCGTTCTAAAG GCCTTACTGCATGCTTCTGTTGATTGCCAAAAGAAACTTGTTGTGGACTGGATTCCAGCTAGCAACCTTGAAAGTGCAACTGCAAAAGAG AATCCTGATGCTTTTAAGGCAGCATGGAAGTTATTAAAG GGTGCAGATGGTGTTCTTGTTCCTGGAGGGTTTGGAGATAGAGGAGTGCAAGGAAAAATTATTGCAGCCAAATATGCCCGTGAAAACAGGATTCCATTCCTTGGCATTTGTCTTGGAATGCAGATTGCTGTCATAGAGTTTGCACGATCTGTTCTTGGTGTACAAGATGCTAACAGCACTGAATTTGAGCCCCATACCAAAAGTCCATACATCATATTTATGCCTGAG GGATCAAAAACACATATGGGAGGCACCATGCGCCTTGGATCTAGGAGGACATATTTCCAGACCAAGGAATGCAAATCTGCAAAATT ATATGGCTGCAAAAGCTTCATTGATGAGAGACATCGGCATAGATATGAG GTGAATCCGGATTTAGTGGCACGCCTTGAAAATGCTGGTCTTTCTTTTACTGGAAAGGATGAAACAGGTCAACGCATGGAG ATTGTTGAACTACCTAACCATCCTTATTTTATCGGTGCTCAATTCCATCCTGAATTTAAATCAAGACCAGGAAAACCTTCTCCTTTGTTCTTAG GATTCATTGGAGCAGCATGTGGACAATTGGATGCTGTCTTACAGCGCTCTTCAATTGTTGATAATGGTCTCTCAAAAGGAGTCATTAATGATATCTCTGCAGTCAAAACATACCGAACAAGAACCGCTACAAGGACAACTTATAGGTCTGCTGAATATGTATATGGGAGTTGCAATGGATTGCATTTCTAA
- the LOC100819563 gene encoding CTP synthase 1 isoform X2, whose product MSPFEHGEVFVLDDGGEVDLDLGNYERFMDIKLTRDNNITTGKIYQSVIDKERRGDYLGKTVQVVPHITDAIQDWIERVAHIPVDGKTSPADVCVIELGGTIGDIESMPFIQALGQFSYRVGAGNFCLVHVSLVPVLNVVGEQKTKPTQHSVRALRGQGLTPHILACRSTMVLDENAKGKLSQFCLIPAENIVTLYDVPNIWHIPLLLRDQKAHEAMFKVLNLHGVTKEPNLEEWTCRAESSDLLHEPVRIALVGKYTCLSDSYLSVLKALLHASVDCQKKLVVDWIPASNLESATAKENPDAFKAAWKLLKGADGVLVPGGFGDRGVQGKIIAAKYARENRIPFLGICLGMQIAVIEFARSVLGVQDANSTEFEPHTKSPYIIFMPEGSKTHMGGTMRLGSRRTYFQTKECKSAKLYGCKSFIDERHRHRYEVNPDLVARLENAGLSFTGKDETGQRMEIVELPNHPYFIGAQFHPEFKSRPGKPSPLFLGFIGAACGQLDAVLQRSSIVDNGLSKGVINDISAVKTYRTRTATRTTYRSAEYVYGSCNGLHF is encoded by the exons ATGTCCCCCTTTGAGCATGGAGAAGTGTTTGTGTTGGATGATGGTGGTGAG GTGGACCTGGATCTTGGAAACTATGAGCGTTTTATGGACATCAAGTTGACCCGTGATAATAACATAACTACTGGGAAGATTTACCAG TCTGTCATTGACAAAGAGAGGAGAGGAGACTATTTGGGAAAAACTGTTCAG GTTGTCCCTCATATCACTGATGCTATTCAAGATTGGATTGAAAGAGTGGCCCACATACCTGTAGATGGAAAGACCAGTCCAGCTGATGTATGTGTCATAGAATTGGGTGGAACCATAG GAGATATTGAGTCCATGCCATTTATTCAGGCATTAGGACAATTCTCATACAGAGTAG GTGCTGGCAACTTTTGCTTAGTTCATGTCAGCCTTGTTCCTGTTTTGAATGTTGTTGGTGAACAG AAAACAAAACCAACCCAGCATAGTGTTCGTGCACTGCGTGGCCAAGGGCTGACTCCACATATCTTAGCATGCCGCAGCACTATg GTACTGGATGAGAATGCAAAGGGAAAACTCTCTCAATTTTGCCTAATTCCG GCAGAAAACATTGTTACCCTTTATGATGTTCCCAACATCTGGCACATTCCTTTGCTTTTAAGA GATCAGAAGGCACATGAAGCAATGTTTAAAGTGCTGAACCTTCATGG TGTAACTAAAGAGCCTAATTTAGAGGAATGGACTTGCAGAGCTGAATCTAGTGATTTGCTTCATGAACCA GTTCGTATAGCCTTAGTGGGGAAATATACGTGCCTTTCAGATTCCTACCTCTCCGTTCTAAAG GCCTTACTGCATGCTTCTGTTGATTGCCAAAAGAAACTTGTTGTGGACTGGATTCCAGCTAGCAACCTTGAAAGTGCAACTGCAAAAGAG AATCCTGATGCTTTTAAGGCAGCATGGAAGTTATTAAAG GGTGCAGATGGTGTTCTTGTTCCTGGAGGGTTTGGAGATAGAGGAGTGCAAGGAAAAATTATTGCAGCCAAATATGCCCGTGAAAACAGGATTCCATTCCTTGGCATTTGTCTTGGAATGCAGATTGCTGTCATAGAGTTTGCACGATCTGTTCTTGGTGTACAAGATGCTAACAGCACTGAATTTGAGCCCCATACCAAAAGTCCATACATCATATTTATGCCTGAG GGATCAAAAACACATATGGGAGGCACCATGCGCCTTGGATCTAGGAGGACATATTTCCAGACCAAGGAATGCAAATCTGCAAAATT ATATGGCTGCAAAAGCTTCATTGATGAGAGACATCGGCATAGATATGAG GTGAATCCGGATTTAGTGGCACGCCTTGAAAATGCTGGTCTTTCTTTTACTGGAAAGGATGAAACAGGTCAACGCATGGAG ATTGTTGAACTACCTAACCATCCTTATTTTATCGGTGCTCAATTCCATCCTGAATTTAAATCAAGACCAGGAAAACCTTCTCCTTTGTTCTTAG GATTCATTGGAGCAGCATGTGGACAATTGGATGCTGTCTTACAGCGCTCTTCAATTGTTGATAATGGTCTCTCAAAAGGAGTCATTAATGATATCTCTGCAGTCAAAACATACCGAACAAGAACCGCTACAAGGACAACTTATAGGTCTGCTGAATATGTATATGGGAGTTGCAATGGATTGCATTTCTAA